The Glycine soja cultivar W05 chromosome 4, ASM419377v2, whole genome shotgun sequence genomic sequence TTGTTGCAGAAGCTGTTGCTCTGATTGCTGCAAGCACTGTCCACCGAGTTTGCATCACTACATGGTATGCTCCCCCCAACCCTCTTTTGCCTTGTGTACGAATAAGAAATTCAGTAAAAAGTGTAGTATCtgaagtatttaaaaaagagagggagggagaagaaaaagaagaaaagacacATCTCAAAAGCCAATGACACCTCTAGTCTCAAAATAAATATGGTTTAATAGTAGTagcatatttttattgttcttatTTCTCAAAATAAAGAGTTCTCACTCAGGGCAGGCCCAACAATGAGTGAGGCCTAAAGCTTATTTGctctataaaaattaatagaaaatatttttttgttggtggGATTAAAGCTTAAGCTTTAGTTGTTTTATCTTTGGGTCGGTCTAGTTCTCACTTGATAGGcttcttatatatatgtgtgtgtgtgtcctaTATTATTACATTAGCTGAATTGGAGAGTTTGTCAGTTCATGTCTCTGTTGGAGTCTGCTTCATAGGTTTTAGCAGCTTAATATGCTTGCAATTTGCAGAAAATCAGAAGGATGCTTCCATTTCAGAGGGTATagttattttaatgaaataaaaaggaTCCTCGTGAACAATATATTAGCAGTGATGGCCTAGTATACCAAAGTATTGACATTATCGTGGTCTGGCTTATAAAGATGAGAAATCAAATCCTAGCACAGCAACATGATGGCTAGCTGTGCATCCTtcagtatttaaaatataaaaatatctattttatttttattttcatattaactCATTGTTGATGTTCTAATATTTGTTGCCTAAATGCAGTTTCCTGTTCTCGGCTGCATTGCTGTATGAGGTTAACAAGATCTCTGGGTCAGCGCTTTCAACAAGTGACTCCAGGACTAAAAAGCAAAGTGGAAGAGCTTAAGCCTATGTATGCTTACTATAAAGGCGCATTTAGAAAATTTTCCCCAGGAGCATTAGTTTTATAACCCTAGTAGCAAAACTTATAAGAAGAGTGTTTTAAGTTTGTATGACTTTTCACTGTACAATTTCAATgatatgatttgaattttgaaagagGTGCCTCTAACTAAAAACCGATCAGACATTTTTTCTCACAGGTGGCTCTCTCTACTAAATCAAATAATGCCAAAACGAGTTACGAGGGATCTAAACTTCAGATGGATCCAACTTCTAAATATATTGAATGCTTCAGGATTTTGTTCACTGCTAAAGTAAGCCATTGACACTATTGTGGCATTGGCATAGAGCTCCGTCACCGCCAGTGGTTAACTGCGGCACGGATCTTACAACTCTGAACAGGAATTTGTAATAGATGGCTACATTGCCCGTCTGTCGTCTGAGATTACCATTGGCCGAATGAGTTCATGCAATTTTTTTCCGCATTTGGCAACTCACGAGCGAAAAAAGAACTTCCTACATCGTTTGTTTGGCTTAACGTAGGTTAACATACAACTCGAGTGATATGCATCCCCTAATGTTTAAATGAGTCATTTCAGGATTTAAGGGAAGTTAAAGCGTAATGAGATTGCAATTCAAAATCCGTCCGTAAAAATTCTCATTTGGATATTTATTAGTAAAAATGGAGTTTTCAATACGAAGTTTtcaaaaacataacaaaattcaTGCTTTTTCCCCATCGAAAGtataatgaaaaattgaatgGAATAATTGAACTtgaatgaaataattaaaattaaaagattcgAAAGATAGTCCAAAGTACAAAATCAGATAGTCCAAAGTACAAAATCAGATATCAAATACTTGGAAATTGAAATTGTGGCTTTTACATGGATTCGAGCCTCTACCAGAATACCCCTTCAACAAGAACAAAGCAAGTTTTAGCCACAAAATCCATAGAAGAAACTTCGCTAAGCACAATAGGTTGACATAATTTAATCTCTATACTATCCACAAAAATATCAATCCTAAGGACCATTTACACAGCCAAGGCCTTATAGCAAGatattgtcttttgttttttctaatgAGTAAGTAAATATTAACACTCTAGGCCTCTTGTTTACCAACCTCTCCTATGTCCCTATCTATGGAATAGCAACATTATCATTTACAATGTCTAGCATGTCCACAAAGAAAACCTGCACAGCCCAAGCCGATGCAGCCACAAGACACAAATTAGCCCCAAGATTTGCCACAGCTTTTAAGATAGCACAGGCCTGCTTTTTCAAAAAGAATAAGAACTAAGGTTTAAACCAGTAGTAGCTGATACACATTGCTTAGTGGTTAACTACAGCAAGTCATACAGAAATAGCCCTTAGAACTTACCTTCCTGCAAAAGttgtgagaaaagaaaaagagtaatTCCAAGAGAAATAGGCAAGTTATTTTGGTTTAACCCACATTTTAATGGTTCTAATTGATTACCTTCACTGTTAACCCGGGACTTATCCACATCCCACAACAAAGCCACTTCTCAAGATCCCAAGTGGCTATGggtattgttttgtttttttcagcCAACCTTTATCTTAATTAAGGCTTAAAATCTCACTTTGtataatataatcaattttatactCGCAACAACTATGACTAATTTGATCATGTTTTTGCAGAAAATTAATGCATTAGTATCATGCAcaacattattaaattatatattactatAACATAAGCTAGTAAAACAAAGTGACATCATGAAATGCAGACCCTCTGCAAATGGAATTTTAACGGCTGAAAATTTAGGCCAAAAGAAACAACGTACTAGAAATCTAAGCATAACAGTCTAAGACTTCAACAAAGCTTAATCATTGTTGCGTGGACAAAGCAAGACTTGCAAATCATTCAGTCTGCAAACCCTAACGTGATGGGGGCGATGACTCAAGTCTGAATAAGCGAAGGCCTAATCTTGTATTTCTGTGTATGGAAGTTCGGTTCGCGCCGGTTTGATGGTGGCTGGGTAGAGGTGATGCCGCTGTTGTGTTCATTGTTCAGAATCTTTATAATCGGGgtttttaatctaaaaacaaataccgaattatgtattaaaaaaagaaacttattaaATGGATATTTTGCTCTTGTAATTGCAAGTTGAATATGTTGTCATGTTGTAAGCCTTTTGTGAAGGGAGTACAGTTAAGTGTCTTTAAAAtcgaattaaattatttgtaaatcatcaaattgatacaaaaaattaaaaattgcctaaacgaaaataaaaaaaattaaaaaaatcacatattttctataatttttttttggttttttatcttattataaaaaatcaaactaaatcaaataaattacatattgtaattatattgatttttattctgataattaataactaatattaactaatttattacttttggtttattaaaaatgaatgtatcaatattgttaaaaacaataatgatgtataaattaatataatattacaaaaaagtaataatattattttatattaatgttaaataaaagtaaaaacaataatttttaactaaaacatgttaaaaaataattatttttttgaaataatataacataataatcATATAAGTTTAGTTatagattttaaattataaaaaaatatattaaaaattaaaaaatcatcccATCgaatcaaaacaaacaaaaaaaattgatttgaatataatgttgtatttttatttaaaatttgatttcaaagcAAAACAAATACTCCTAAGTATAATTcaggagtttattataaattcaactgtaaaaaaatagcatttgcctttcaaaattttcaaataattgagCTACTATTAATTTAACCAAATAATAATTGAGCTATTGTTAATTTAACCAAATACGATTAATTTACATGTGCTTACCGAAGTGGATCCATgattatgaataataaaaagcAAAAGGCAAAAATGACAGGGCAATAAGCGCGTGGAAATTGTGGCAGTGGTCACTTGTTCATGTTGAAGTCTCTCACACGCAGAAATATAAGGAAGCAACCGACATTCTCAACCTTAGATCCCATTTCCCTACATTTCTTCTCTGTCTTTCTTTTCCACCCGGTTCCGTTTCAATTCCATCACTGCATTGATCCGTTTCCTTCAAATTCATCAATGGACGAGTTCGGCGTTTTGACCGAAAGGTTCGGTCTCAAACCACAAGGAAAATCCGCTCCAATGGCTAGGGCAAAGCGACCTCCGAATGTCGCTGATTCCCAAACACGCCCCAATTCCAAATCCCCCCTTAACGGATCCCCGTCTCACCAAAACTCCACCTTCGATTTCGATTACGGCTTtttcagcagcagcaacaacagcaacacCGACAACAAAACGCAGCGTTTCGACGACATCTTTGGCGGAGACGCCAAATCCAATGGCGCTTCGTTCGACTACGATTCCATATTCTCCGGATCGAACAAACCGGTTTCCGCGTCATCTTATGTGGATGACATATTCGGTGGAATGCATGAGAAGAGTGTCGGCGTTGATGATCTGCTTGATAAGATTGGCGGGTTAAACACCAACGCTAAGAGTCCAAACACAAAAACACCTGCTTTTGATTATTTGATCCCTGGCTTTGGTGTTTCAAATAATGGGTAGCCAAACTTTGTCTTTAATTCCTTATAAATTTACTTGCATTACTATTTGCATATTTCGAATTGGTTGGTGTCAATTGTTCTATTTTTGTGTTAGTCTTTTAATGTGTCAATTGTTGTATTCTTTAGTGTTGAGATGAACAAGCCAAGTGTTACTCCAAACAAGCCTGCTGCGGCAGCGTCTCAGGATGAtccgtttttaatatttgaaactgCTTCAAGCTCGGCATCTTCAGAATCATTCCTGAACGCGCTGGAGCAGATTAGTAAGTCGAATAATTCTAAGGGGACAAAAGGAGGGTCCCCATCATTGAAGTCTCCACCCAAGCCAATGAGTAAAGGTTGTTCTGAATGCTTGAGCTTCAACACATGAATGGCCTCATTTTTCTTATGTATAATTGGCTGAATTGAGTAGTTTTGGGTGCAGTTAATAGGCCGAGTGTATCAACAATAGATGAGCTTGAGGACTTTGCCATGGGTGGGGCACAGACTAATGCTAGTAGTAGAAAGGCCAATGTTAACGCCGCTGAGACTAAACAAAACTTGGCGGCTAGGATGAACAATGGTAAAAGAGTTCCAGCTGCGAGAGTGAATCAGGCAAATGGCGTGGATGATCTTGAATCCTTTTTCAGCATGGGCTCTCGATCAAGCAGCGTGCCAAAGTCAAGGACTCCAACTATGGTAAATCTtaattgttattaatatataacgAGCTTGAATGATTTTGCAATGCTGAGAAactatattcaatttttatttttggctgatgTGTTACTTAGGATCATATGTATGATAACCAAATGAAGAACAAAGAGAAACCTGAGGTGTCACCAAGAGTGCCATCTAGATCCTCAGCAAGCATGAATAAATCTCCAGTGATGACATCCCTTGATGACCTGTCATTGATGTTTGGTGGtaagtttttgaaatttatcGATTCCTATTTCAGTGAAGTGGTTGACAAATCATTTATTCTTTTGGTTGCAAAAGGTTCCCCATCATCTGAATTCCAGGAGGTTGAAGGGGAAACTGAAGAAAGACGAAAAGCAAGATTAGGACGTCATCAGAGAGCACAAGAGCGAGCGGTGTGCATTATTATCTTGtctctatttcttttaataaggAGAAGGGAGCTAATCATTGCAAATTATATGTCATCTTTTTAAGGCTTCTTTCTTTGTgtgatattgtgttttctaAATGGTGTCAACGTCAAGTCTTTAGCTTAATGATCTCTATATGATATTTCTGCACATACTTCTTTAAAAGCACATATGGTGTCTTCCTAGCTCCTTCTAGACATTAATATTAGAGGTTTTATTGAGAAATAAACTCTCATGGGAtagttttttcacttttttgacTGTCATATTTTCAGTTAAAAGCAGTGAATGATATGAACCAGCGTGACCTTCAAACTAAGATGGAGCAAGAAGAGAGGCGGGTAAGCATTTATAgtgtttttgtttagattgCGAATTATTTCCAAGGATAATCATGGTATAGTTATCcataattcttttgtttttattttatttgtcaaattttctttgcatgactttttattttttggcagAAAATTGCTGATACTGCAGATGTTCAGATAAAGCGCTGGGCTGCAGGGAAAGAAGGCAATATGCGGGCATTGCTATCAACATTACAATATGTATTGCTCTTTTACAATTATTACTATCAATTGATAATACTTCATTTCACTCTAGGGCTTTTGAATATACCTCTTTTGTCCTGTAATTGATTAGCATTCTTAACAACTATCTTGAACAGAACGATTAAATCCAGCCAGTGAACAGtattaaaaaatggaaaaaccATAGTAGTCAATCACAAATAGTGGCATGGGGTGGCCGACTCCAAAAATGCTACAGCTggataattaagaataaaaattgttaaaattatacCAGGGAATAATTTTTATCTGAAACAATTATTTCCATTGTCAGTAACCACTTGCACAACCTCGATTTCTCCAACCTCCTCCACAAGACTACCTAATAGCTTAAATAACTTTTCTCTGGTCTTCACATAAGCAGATGCTTCAACACTCTTCACAAACATAGAGCCAGTTGGACAATTCACTAAGAATTGATCAAGgttctatttttcttatctgTTTACACATCTGACATAATTTAGCAACCGTAATTTTCTCTTTCTAGATCATGATTCTTCAATAGTTCCTTTGTGTACTTATCTCCTTTATAAGGAGAGAAACTCTACACTTATGATAGCTTCAAACCTTTAGATGTGGGCTATAATTTCCAATAGTGTCGACCATTCATTCACTTGTAGTTTTTGAGCGCACGGCATTAAAAACAATTTCATTCCTTCAAAGGAATCTCTAAGAATTGTTCTTGCTCTTGCCTCGTTGTCACAAGCATCTTTTTTTGCTTGTTTGCCTTAGTCTTTCCTACTTTGGTGGctgttttttagatttttgaaCAACAATAAATCTATGGCTAGAGATTTTTGGCTTTCTAGGTAGTGGCAACGGAGTCACATGATGTTGCAGGTCTTTTCCCACTTCGAATATACTTCtacctcttcctcctcctccttttcATGAGGCTTGATCAAATTTGTCTTCTTCAGGTGGGATTCTTTGAgtaatgttttcatttttggaAGGAATCTTGTTACGGCCAACAATGTCTCCCCTcattccctttttatgtctctttgCTCATGTAATACCACCATGGTTTTGCCACAAAAGTCACCAGTAAAAACCTTTCTATGGTTGATGTCAACCTTTCTATTGTTGATTCCTTTTAAACTATTCCATTGCCAAGCTATATTGAAGTTATTTCCGATGGGCTTTACCATTGCACGAGAAGAAAGTGATGCAAAGGCAGAGGCAATGCTAACTGGTGTTCCATGTGGCTGAGTGGATGAAGCTGACTTATTAGAGAGGTTGAAGACAGAACAGAGAAGACAGAAACAGAACAAGGTCAAAATGGTAGTGGGTAGGCCAGAAAAGTGATGAAATCACTGGTAAATTAGCTTGGAAAGAGATGGGTCTTAATTAGAGATGAAGACACTAAAAACCAGTGAGAATAGAGATGGGACACTGGAAATTGGGGGGAAACAGCTTGGCAACACGGTTCACTGTTGGAAAGGATGCTGGAGAAGTAGGTCTTTGCTTAGAAGCAGGGGCTAGGGTTCCACGTCGGGGGTGCACGGATGTGAGGGAAAGCAGTCATGTAAAATGACGTTTCAGATTTCCAATTGTACCCACTCCCCCCAAAAAGATTTAAATGCCCAACAGAGACATGGCCATGAACTGCTGTGATAGTGGCTGTGAATCGTGTTGCTCCAGCTGCAACAGCAAGGTGTGACACTATGGGATTCTGGGGAGCAGGGTCTTCCCGTGACATGTTGTAATGGCAGTACAGTGCTGCCTGCCATTGCACACAATCGACTAATATGGGGAAAACAGAGAAATAGTGTACCATATATAGATGAAATACTTTTGAACTTTATTTATAAGTCATTGTGTATTGCGACTCTTCTCATATCAAATTTTCTGTCTATTTTTTCAGTGTTTAAATTGTTTGTAATTTTGCTTGAACCAACATGACAACATGGTGGTCCAAATGGAATATGTTGAGTTGTTGACTGAAAGCTATGAAAAGTCCATACATACATGTCAAAATTTGCCTATAAAGTAGCATTTGGCATGCAGATAAAACAGAATTGCACAAAATATTTTGTTCAGTTCTCCTTGGTGGAACAAAATTGTACTTATTTTCTAACCTCATGTTcaattcttttgtatttttaaaaataaattaacataaacCAGAACTTGTATTCTTTTAGTGAGGAGGATAGAAATTTAatctattttgaaattaaactcACACACGAGatatattaattactatttGAAATTAAAGGTACCATTGATTTGGCTATTTCACAATTTGTGTAGTATATATGCCTTTGGTTAAGCGAAGGCTCTGCCAAAACTCTCCCCAGTTGTCTCCAAGATCTTATTTAACAGGAAGGCGATTGACTtttctcatttcttttatttcctttgatGGTAAAAAACTATGATAGTTAATCAATTAAGCTTTTACTTTTTCCCATCTTACAACAATTTGTTTTATTGCATGACTCTGTCTTACCATTGAGTTTATATGCAGGTTCTTTGGCCAGAATgtggttggcagccagtttctctGACAGATATGATTACCTCTTCGGCAGTTAAAAAAGTTTATAGAAAAGCAAATTTATGTATTCACCCAGATAAAGTCCAGCAGAAAGGGGCTACTCTTGAACAGAAATACACAGCGGAGAAGGTTTTTGACATTCTTAAGGTACCAAATTTGTGGacactaattatttttagaatttaattagaatgtatagatattttgttgtgagattgttaacttttgtaataattaatttaaaagtcatTTCAATGTGATCTTTAATTGGTTGTCAGTGTAGAAGGTTTTATACTGACAGTATATGAAAgttaaactattatttttattgaaaaaataataacacttcTACACGTTCTTATATTTATTCTTCTGACCTTAAAAACAGGAAGCTTACACCAAGTTCAATGCGGAAGAGCTTTCTTAGATCCCTCTGCTAATGTCTTTGCAAAATTGATAGATCTATTAGCACTTGCACGATTTTGGAATCGGCCTGTTCGCTTGCCTTGCTGGTGCCTGGTATGTTTGTTTCTGTGCGTTGAAGATAACTGCATAAATATTTCGTGGCATCATTTGGCAGCAGATTCTTTTTCCCTACGACGTTGAACGCTCTACTGTGAGTTACTGAGTTATAACACTTTGCAAGTAATAATGTTGGTTGATTCAGGTCAATGTACAAATTTTGAAAGTTCATTCTTCCCTAAGTTCAGACAATATTTAGATTATTAGTATGCCCAATTGCACGCATAATATATTTTGTGGGGATGAGTGATAATGTAATTATGTACTTGTAACTAGGCTTTTGTACGAATAGAAATgtttcgattgatttttttcattGGAATCAAGGAGAttgtttttcatattgatttatttcagatttatatttcattttctagTAAGTTATCCCCCCCTCTCTCAATTGATTGAAATGTTAGTATTATCAGTCCAATGCGTAAGTGCAACATTGGAGTTAATCTTTTTATGACCTATATTCGTACTTGCGAGAGTATCGATTAATACCACTTGAGAAATATCAAGCCTGCAATGTcttggtgtatatatatatatatatatatatatatatatatatatatatatatatatatatatatatatatgtgtgtgtgtgtgtgtgtgttatttatttgtcattaaatattttgattaaaatattgCGATGTCATATGTTAAGATATAAAACCATTTCTAACAATGTTTTATGTTAGGTAATGTCAAACTTTTTGGGacattatctttttttactgcatttttGGGACATTGATTAAAAAAGCCCTATTCATGTAATAACCTTTTAATGAGATAAGACTTTGTTAATGataatgaatttttgttttagtgTAGAGTTCTTCAGATTAACCATGTAGAATTCATATTAAgacataaatgattttttacacTATTTACTCTAAGTTTTCATactgattatttttttggtaattataAACACAAATGATTATGCTACATTTGGACCTGGAATTAAT encodes the following:
- the LOC114410390 gene encoding auxilin-related protein 1-like isoform X2; its protein translation is MLKSLTRRNIRKQPTFSTLDPISLHFFSVFLFHPVPFQFHHCIDPFPSNSSMDEFGVLTERFGLKPQGKSAPMARAKRPPNVADSQTRPNSKSPLNGSPSHQNSTFDFDYGFFSSSNNSNTDNKTQRFDDIFGGDAKSNGASFDYDSIFSGSNKPVSASSYVDDIFGGMHEKSVGVDDLLDKIGGLNTNAKSPNTKTPAFDYLIPGFGVSNNGVEMNKPSVTPNKPAAAASQDDPFLIFETASSSASSESFLNALEQISKSNNSKGTKGGSPSLKSPPKPMSKVNRPSVSTIDELEDFAMGGAQTNASSRKANVNAAETKQNLAARMNNGKRVPAARVNQANGVDDLESFFSMGSRSSSVPKSRTPTMDHMYDNQMKNKEKPEVSPRVPSRSSASMNKSPVMTSLDDLSLMFGGSPSSEFQEVEGETEERRKARLGRHQRAQERALKAVNDMNQRDLQTKMEQEERRKIADTADVQIKRWAAGKEGNMRALLSTLQYVLWPECGWQPVSLTDMITSSAVKKVYRKANLCIHPDKVQQKGATLEQKYTAEKVFDILKEAYTKFNAEELS
- the LOC114410390 gene encoding auxilin-related protein 1-like isoform X3, which produces MLKSLTRRNIRKQPTFSTLDPISLHFFSVFLFHPVPFQFHHCIDPFPSNSSMDEFGVLTERFGLKPQGKSAPMARAKRPPNVADSQTRPNSKSPLNGSPSHQNSTFDFDYGFFSSSNNSNTDNKTQRFDDIFGGDAKSNGASFDYDSIFSGSNKPVSASSYVDDIFGGMHEKSVGVDDLLDKIGGLNTNAKSPNTKTPAFDYLIPGFGVSNNGVEMNKPSVTPNKPAAAASQDDPFLIFETASSSASSESFLNALEQISKSNNSKGTKGGSPSLKSPPKPMSKVLGAVNRPSVSTIDELEDFAMGGAQTNASSRKANVNAAETKQNLAARMNNGKRVPAARVNQANGVDDLESFFSMGSRSSSVPKSRTPTMDHMYDNQMKNKEKPEVSPRVPSRSSASMNKSPVMTSLDDLSLMFGGSPSSEFQEVEGETEERRKARLGRHQRAQERALKAVNDMNQRDLQTKMEQEERRKIADTADVQIKRWAAGKEGNMRALLSTLQYYICLWLSEGSAKTLPSCLQDLI
- the LOC114410390 gene encoding auxilin-related protein 1-like isoform X1, with translation MLKSLTRRNIRKQPTFSTLDPISLHFFSVFLFHPVPFQFHHCIDPFPSNSSMDEFGVLTERFGLKPQGKSAPMARAKRPPNVADSQTRPNSKSPLNGSPSHQNSTFDFDYGFFSSSNNSNTDNKTQRFDDIFGGDAKSNGASFDYDSIFSGSNKPVSASSYVDDIFGGMHEKSVGVDDLLDKIGGLNTNAKSPNTKTPAFDYLIPGFGVSNNGVEMNKPSVTPNKPAAAASQDDPFLIFETASSSASSESFLNALEQISKSNNSKGTKGGSPSLKSPPKPMSKVLGAVNRPSVSTIDELEDFAMGGAQTNASSRKANVNAAETKQNLAARMNNGKRVPAARVNQANGVDDLESFFSMGSRSSSVPKSRTPTMDHMYDNQMKNKEKPEVSPRVPSRSSASMNKSPVMTSLDDLSLMFGGSPSSEFQEVEGETEERRKARLGRHQRAQERALKAVNDMNQRDLQTKMEQEERRKIADTADVQIKRWAAGKEGNMRALLSTLQYVLWPECGWQPVSLTDMITSSAVKKVYRKANLCIHPDKVQQKGATLEQKYTAEKVFDILKEAYTKFNAEELS